In Monodelphis domestica isolate mMonDom1 chromosome 4, mMonDom1.pri, whole genome shotgun sequence, one DNA window encodes the following:
- the PABPC4 gene encoding polyadenylate-binding protein 4: MNTAASSYPMASLYVGDLHSDVTEAMLYEKFSPAGPVLSIRVCRDMITRRSLGYAYVNFQQPADAERALDTMNFDVIKGKPIRIMWSQRDPSLRKSGVGNVFIKNLDKSIDNKALYDTFSAFGNILSCKVVCDENGSKGYAFVHFETQDAADRAIEKMNGMLLNDRKVFVGRFKSRKEREAELGAKAKEFTNVYIKNFGDDMDDGRLKELFSKYGKTLSVKVMTDPSGKSKGFGFVSFEKHEDANKAVEEMNGKDINGKMVFVGRAQKKVERQAELKRKFEQLKQERISRYQGVNLYIKNLDDTIDDEKLRKEFSPFGSITSAKVMLEDGRSKGFGFVCFSSPDEATKAVTEMNGRIVGSKPLYVALAQRKEERKAHLTNQYMQRIAGMRALPANTIINQFQPTPGGYFMPAVPQAQNRPPYYAPNQIAQMRPNPRWQQGGRPQGFQGVPNTIRQSGPRPALRHLTPASNTQASRGLPTTPQRVGVPTAVQNLSPRPSVATPAPRAVPPYKYAANVRSPHPAIQPLQTPQPAVHVQGQEPLTASMLAAAPPQEQKQMLGERLFPLIQTMHNNLAGKITGMLLEIDNSELLHMLESPESLRSKVEEAVAVLQAHHAKKEAAQKVAVVAATS; encoded by the exons atgaACACTGCTGCCAGCAGTTACCCCATGGCCTCCCTATATGTCGGTGACTTGCACTCAGATGTCACCGAAGCCATGCTGTACGAGAAGTTCAGCCCTGCTGGACCCGTGCTGTCCATTCGGGTCTGCAGGGACATGATTACCAGGCGCTCCCTGGGATATGCCTATGTCAACTTTCAGCAACCAGCTGATG CTGAAAGGGCCCTGGATACCATGAACTTTGATGTCATTAAAGGCAAACCAATCCGTATCATGTGGTCTCAACGGGATCCCTCCTTGAGGAAATCAGGAGTTGGGAATGTTTTCATTAAAAACCTGGATAAGTCCATAGACAACAAGGCACTTTATGACACCTTTTCAGCATTTGGGAACATCTTGTCCTGCAAG GTGGTGTGTGATGAAAATGGTTCTAAAGGCTACGCATTTGTGCACTTTGAGACCCAGGATGCTGCAGATAGGGCCATCGAGAAGATGAACGGCATGCTTCTCAACGACCGAAAAGT GTTTGTTGGTAGATTCAAGTCAAGGAAAGAACGGGAAGCAGAGCTGGGAGCCAAAGCTAAGGAATTCACCAATGTGTACATCAAAAACTTTGGTGATGATATGGATGATGGAAGACTGAAGGAGCTTTTCAGCAAATATG GTAAAACTCTTAGTGTCAAAGTGATGACTGATCCTAGTGGAAAATCCAAAGGCTTTGGCTTTGTGAGTTTTGAGAAGCATGAAGATGCCAATAAG GCAGTtgaagaaatgaatggaaaagacaTCAATGGAAAGATGGTATTTGTAGGCCGGGCACAGAAAAAAGTTGAACGCCAGGCTGAATTAAAACGGAAATTTGAGCAGCTAAAACAAGAGAGAATCAGCCGCTACCAG GGGGTGAATCTCTATATTAAGAACTTGGATGACACCATTGATGATGAAAAATTAAGGaaggaattttctccttttggaTCAATTACCAGTGCCAAG GTGATGCTCGAGGATGGGCGAAGTAAAGGCTTTGGCTTTGTCTGCTTCTCTTCGCCTGATGAGGCAACCAAAGCAGTAACAGAAATGAATGGGCGCATTGTGGGCTCAAAGCCCTTGTATGTTGCACTTGcacagaggaaagaagaaaggaaagctcACCTAACCAATCAGTATATGCAGCGTATTGCAGGAATGAGAGCCCTACCTGCCAACACTATCATCAATCAGTTTCAGCCAACTCCTGGGGGCTACTTCATGCCAGCAGTGCCCCAG gcTCAGAATAGACCTCCTTATTATGCTCCCAATCAGATAGCCCAGATGAGACCCAATCCCCGATGGCAACAAGGTGGAAGACCTCAAG GCTTTCAAGGAGTACCAAACACCATTCGTCAGTCTGGGCCACGCCCTGCTCTTCGACACCTGACTCCAGCCAGTAATACCCAGGCTTCTCGAGGGCTCCCTACTACTCCTCAGAGAGTGG GGGTGCCCACTGCTGTGCAAAATTTATCTCCTAGACCCTCTGTAGCTACCCCTGCACCTCGAGCCGTCCCTCCTTACAAATATGCTGCAAATGTCCGAAGCCCCCATCCAGCCATCCAGCCTTTGCAG ACACCTCAACCAGCAGTCCATGTGCAAGGCCAGGAGCCCTTGACAGCTTCCATGCTGGCTGCTGCTCCTCCCCAGGAACAGAAACAGATGCTAG GAGAGCGCTTGTTCCCATTGATTCAAACCATGCACAATAATTTAGCGGGGAAGATCACAGGTATGCTGCTAGAGATAGATAATTCAGAACTGCTGCACATGCTGGAGTCTCCAGAATCCCTCCGTTCAAAG GTGGAGGAAGCCGTAGCAGTATTACAAGCTCATCACGCCAAGAAGGAAGCTGCTCAGAAGGTGGCTGTGGTTGCTGCTACCTCTTAG